One Spirochaeta cellobiosiphila DSM 17781 DNA window includes the following coding sequences:
- a CDS encoding ABC transporter permease, translating into MEQTQTPPLKEGKSPLALSMKRLGRNKLAMAAFAVVVFYILMAIASQLNLFGIHNIATQNNYDNRYVMPFTNWSHPLGTDNFGRDVMARAVMGTKISLFLGFLSGLIMIPIAIVIGAIAGYYSGYIDDIATYIMSVVIAIPEMLIILSLIQVVGRSFFTIAFAFAITGWVGLARIIRGSFMQSKEFEYVLAAKNLGASDARIIFRHIVPNIFHFVIVKFVLNFVSVIKSEVFLAYIGLSIIGVPTWGTMLDDAKLELMSGNWQNMIAATGFMFIFLVCLNIFGDAVRDALDPKLKNVN; encoded by the coding sequence ATGGAACAAACACAAACACCCCCTTTGAAAGAAGGAAAAAGTCCCCTTGCCTTGTCTATGAAACGTTTGGGAAGAAATAAATTAGCCATGGCGGCTTTTGCTGTTGTGGTATTCTATATCCTCATGGCCATTGCCTCTCAATTGAACCTATTTGGCATACATAATATTGCCACACAAAATAATTATGACAATCGTTATGTAATGCCCTTCACCAACTGGAGTCATCCTCTGGGAACGGATAACTTTGGTAGAGACGTTATGGCCAGAGCTGTTATGGGAACGAAGATTTCTCTTTTCTTGGGATTTCTTTCTGGTCTTATTATGATTCCTATTGCTATTGTCATTGGAGCTATAGCTGGTTATTACAGTGGTTATATTGATGACATTGCTACCTATATTATGAGTGTTGTCATTGCTATACCGGAAATGTTGATTATTCTTAGTTTGATACAAGTGGTTGGTCGTAGCTTTTTTACGATCGCCTTTGCCTTTGCGATCACAGGCTGGGTAGGATTAGCTCGTATTATTCGGGGCTCTTTTATGCAATCCAAGGAATTTGAATATGTCCTGGCAGCAAAGAACCTGGGAGCTAGTGATGCACGAATCATCTTCCGCCATATTGTTCCCAATATCTTCCATTTTGTCATTGTTAAGTTTGTTCTTAACTTTGTAAGTGTTATCAAGTCAGAAGTATTCCTGGCTTACATTGGGTTGTCCATTATCGGTGTTCCTACCTGGGGGACAATGCTGGATGACGCCAAACTGGAATTAATGAGTGGTAATTGGCAGAACATGATTGCGGCTACTGGTTTTATGTTTATCTTCCTTGTGTGCCTCAACATTTTTGGTGATGCTGTAAGGGATGCCTTGGATCCAAAACTCAAGAATGTGAATTAG
- a CDS encoding ABC transporter permease: protein MIRRLLYFVPILLGAALIFFLIFNVVGGQDKYLYNLLPQKARTFEQIERYKHQYGLDRPLIVQYFEYVKQMVTFDFGRSQSRKLPVDRLIKRMVPVSAILTFPAFIMEIAISLILAGLCAFFRGRTLDKFLTILSVLGMSVPMLVLIMLGQYILAYKLNLFPISGWQKGFGAIQYLILPWILWVTVSIGYDIRFFRTALLEEINKDYVRTSKAKGMSETQIMFRHVLMNAMIPILSYVVIQIPFLLTGSIMLERFFSIPGIGSLMVDSIFNYDLPVLKAIVLVYTLFFVVFSLVTDVLYALVDPRIRLS, encoded by the coding sequence ATGATTCGACGCCTTTTATATTTTGTCCCCATTCTATTAGGGGCGGCGTTAATTTTCTTTCTTATCTTCAATGTTGTGGGAGGTCAGGACAAATACCTTTATAATCTACTTCCCCAAAAGGCCAGAACATTTGAGCAAATTGAACGATACAAACATCAATATGGTTTAGATAGACCCCTTATTGTTCAATACTTTGAATACGTCAAGCAAATGGTAACCTTTGACTTTGGGCGTTCCCAATCTCGTAAACTTCCCGTTGACCGTTTGATAAAAAGAATGGTTCCCGTTTCTGCGATTCTAACTTTTCCTGCTTTTATAATGGAAATTGCTATTTCCCTGATATTAGCTGGACTTTGTGCTTTCTTCAGAGGAAGGACTCTTGATAAATTTTTGACAATTCTATCGGTATTGGGAATGTCTGTTCCTATGCTGGTATTAATTATGCTGGGACAATATATATTAGCCTATAAATTGAATCTCTTTCCTATATCAGGGTGGCAAAAGGGATTCGGAGCTATCCAATACCTTATTCTTCCCTGGATTCTGTGGGTAACTGTATCAATCGGTTATGATATCAGGTTCTTCAGAACAGCCCTTCTGGAAGAGATCAATAAGGATTATGTCCGGACTTCAAAAGCAAAAGGGATGAGTGAAACTCAGATCATGTTTCGCCATGTTTTAATGAATGCCATGATTCCTATCCTTTCCTATGTGGTCATTCAAATACCCTTTCTCTTAACAGGTTCGATTATGTTGGAGCGATTCTTCAGCATTCCAGGAATCGGTAGCCTCATGGTTGATTCCATTTTTAATTATGACCTGCCCGTTCTTAAAGCTATTGTGCTTGTTTATACCCTATTCTTTGTGGTTTTTTCCTTGGTTACAGACGTTCTGTATGCCCTAGTCGATCCACGAATTAGATTGAGTTAA
- a CDS encoding ABC transporter substrate-binding protein has translation MKKLLLLLISLTLAIAGISANGQGEGGKKVLNRYVIAKIKLFDPAQMSDKYTSWVYGDIGEALFDYKYTTDTFQLKPLIASSMPTVSDDGMVYTIKLRKDAYFYDPLKEVFPEGKGRAVNAHDFVFSIKRLADPANESTGWWLYDGYIKGLNEWADAGADYDQEVEGFKALDDYTIQMTLNKPYPQILYTLSMPYTYPVPKEMIDFYGEEWKNYAIGTGAYYLNPDETIPDAQYVMDKNPSWHGGIFPEFSEAGPETIKILGEDTLKSYASKKLPFADEVVWYVIEESSVQWLKFMNGELDYTAIPKDNYDATIQDGKLTQEMIDKGITLNIWGSLDVTYNFFNMNDPILGQNKKLRQAMSLAYNHEKALDLFYNGRAKLAQTLLPPGVGGYDPNYKNPYATYDLEKAKQLLAEAGYPNGEGLPTLEYQMYSASTTHRQMVEFFIDCMKAIGVNVEAVPGDWPTFNQRIDRGEVQLGGIAWGADYPDAQNFLQLNYGPNSAPGPNSANYNNPTFNSLYEKGAFMQQSPERDEIYKEAAQLAAEDVSWIMGVHRLQYFLDQPWTKTYMYKDIGAGYSKYIDFDQAERASK, from the coding sequence ATGAAGAAACTACTTCTATTACTCATCTCTCTAACCCTTGCTATTGCTGGAATCAGTGCAAATGGCCAAGGCGAAGGAGGAAAAAAAGTATTAAATCGCTATGTTATAGCAAAAATTAAGTTATTTGATCCTGCCCAAATGTCTGACAAATATACAAGTTGGGTATATGGTGACATTGGAGAGGCCCTATTTGACTATAAGTACACAACAGATACTTTTCAGCTAAAACCTTTAATTGCCTCTTCCATGCCAACTGTATCTGATGATGGAATGGTATATACAATTAAGTTGAGAAAAGATGCTTACTTCTATGACCCTTTAAAAGAAGTATTTCCTGAAGGCAAGGGACGTGCTGTTAATGCTCATGACTTTGTTTTCTCCATAAAGAGATTAGCAGATCCTGCTAACGAATCAACAGGTTGGTGGCTTTATGATGGTTATATTAAGGGATTAAATGAATGGGCTGATGCTGGTGCTGATTATGATCAGGAAGTAGAAGGATTTAAAGCTTTAGATGATTACACAATCCAAATGACTTTGAATAAACCTTATCCTCAGATTTTATATACTTTATCAATGCCCTATACCTATCCTGTACCAAAGGAAATGATCGATTTCTATGGTGAGGAATGGAAGAATTATGCTATTGGGACAGGCGCCTATTATCTAAATCCGGATGAGACAATTCCTGATGCCCAATATGTGATGGATAAGAATCCTTCATGGCATGGGGGAATATTCCCTGAGTTTAGCGAAGCAGGACCTGAGACAATAAAGATCCTTGGGGAAGACACATTAAAATCTTATGCAAGCAAAAAGCTTCCCTTCGCAGATGAAGTTGTGTGGTACGTTATAGAAGAAAGCAGTGTGCAATGGCTTAAATTCATGAACGGGGAATTAGATTACACAGCCATTCCCAAAGACAATTATGATGCCACCATCCAAGATGGTAAGTTAACACAAGAGATGATTGACAAAGGTATAACATTGAATATTTGGGGATCTCTGGATGTTACATACAACTTCTTTAATATGAATGATCCTATTCTTGGACAAAACAAGAAGTTACGACAGGCAATGTCCCTTGCGTACAACCATGAAAAAGCCCTGGACCTTTTCTACAATGGACGAGCTAAATTAGCACAAACCTTATTACCTCCTGGTGTTGGAGGATATGATCCTAACTACAAAAACCCTTATGCCACTTATGATTTAGAAAAAGCCAAGCAATTGTTGGCAGAAGCGGGATATCCTAATGGTGAAGGATTACCTACCTTAGAATACCAAATGTATAGTGCTTCTACGACACATAGACAAATGGTTGAATTCTTCATTGACTGTATGAAAGCTATTGGAGTTAATGTAGAAGCCGTACCTGGTGACTGGCCCACTTTCAACCAACGCATTGATAGAGGGGAAGTTCAATTAGGTGGTATCGCTTGGGGTGCTGACTATCCTGATGCACAAAACTTCCTACAATTAAATTATGGACCTAATTCTGCTCCCGGACCTAACTCAGCCAATTATAACAACCCTACTTTCAACTCTCTTTATGAAAAGGGAGCTTTCATGCAACAATCTCCTGAAAGAGATGAAATATACAAAGAAGCTGCTCAACTAGCAGCAGAAGACGTTTCATGGATCATGGGTGTTCACCGATTACAATATTTCCTAGACCAACCATGGACTAAGACATACATGTATAAGGACATCGGAGCGGGATACTCTAAGTATATTGACTTCGATCAAGCTGAAAGAGCTTCTAAATAA
- a CDS encoding NAD(P)H-binding protein, giving the protein MCKIIVCGVDGNFGGYVIDEINTLVDKKDLILTAPLEKGLIEYKNQGYETRVANFNHYEGLEKAFAGGEVLLLISAPFVGKKRQTAHKNAVDGAMAAGVNKIVYTSLVNTSDPGNPSIEKVDHAFTEEYIVSKGIDYIFLRNSQFAEAMITSYLTSGGRMLSCQGEGKMSYISRKDCAIAAAHALIKRDIHKTVFNINGPESLTLKELVARGNKETGLNVCVEDVSEEEVYKAFDAIGVPRTTDGLFQEDSPAPYSSDGMVTFARAIRMGKLDSFTNDFEILTAKKARTVSKMFAHKDDYLVGKRNSFDN; this is encoded by the coding sequence ATGTGCAAAATCATTGTTTGTGGCGTAGACGGTAACTTTGGTGGCTATGTCATTGATGAGATAAATACACTAGTTGATAAAAAAGATTTGATACTAACAGCTCCCCTTGAGAAGGGTCTAATAGAATACAAAAACCAAGGTTATGAGACAAGAGTGGCTAATTTTAATCATTATGAAGGCTTGGAAAAAGCTTTTGCAGGAGGAGAAGTTCTCCTTCTTATCTCAGCACCTTTTGTGGGAAAGAAACGGCAAACAGCTCATAAGAATGCTGTGGATGGAGCAATGGCCGCAGGGGTAAATAAAATCGTTTATACCTCCCTAGTTAACACATCAGATCCTGGAAACCCCAGTATAGAAAAAGTGGATCATGCTTTTACTGAAGAATATATAGTCAGCAAAGGTATTGACTACATCTTCCTGCGGAATTCTCAATTTGCAGAAGCCATGATTACTAGTTATCTCACATCCGGGGGTAGAATGCTTAGTTGTCAGGGAGAGGGAAAAATGTCTTATATATCGCGAAAAGATTGTGCTATTGCGGCTGCCCATGCTCTCATCAAAAGAGACATACATAAAACCGTTTTCAATATCAATGGTCCGGAATCGTTGACCTTAAAGGAATTGGTAGCTAGGGGCAACAAAGAAACAGGCTTAAATGTTTGTGTCGAAGACGTCTCTGAAGAGGAAGTTTATAAAGCATTTGATGCCATAGGAGTTCCTCGAACAACAGATGGTCTTTTTCAGGAAGACTCTCCTGCTCCCTATTCCAGTGATGGGATGGTCACCTTTGCTAGAGCGATTAGAATGGGGAAGCTGGATAGTTTTACAAATGACTTTGAAATCTTAACAGCAAAGAAAGCCCGTACTGTAAGTAAAATGTTTGCCCATAAAGATGATTATCTAGTGGGAAAACGCAATTCTTTTGACAATTAG
- a CDS encoding LysR family transcriptional regulator, which translates to MIERKIHFFIATAETGSFTAAARKFNLSQSAISQQIRLLEEELEVRLFERSHYRPKLTSAGEYYFNACRKLLDLEQEIHNTVRSYSANGRQRSLNIGITGSIETNDLPRIIERYKDKEDKVYLNVKRVSFAEGATELEAKNLDLTFGMPNDLVNIPEIQIEALKPLDLCLICSQKHRFSKLSSVNIKDLKGEPVIAFSENIGIGFYKDFLMGFQKEGIYPQITKHCDYLEEMVMSVKLNQGVAFLSRQVISAEEDVCILDIENPHFVSEFCLGYLKSNDKEYLKPFLEEVIHYYRN; encoded by the coding sequence ATGATTGAACGAAAAATTCATTTTTTTATTGCGACAGCTGAAACAGGAAGCTTTACTGCTGCCGCTAGAAAATTCAACCTCTCCCAATCAGCTATTAGTCAGCAGATACGATTGCTGGAAGAGGAATTAGAAGTGAGGCTCTTTGAGCGCAGCCACTACAGACCTAAATTAACCAGTGCTGGAGAGTATTATTTCAATGCTTGCCGTAAGCTCCTGGATTTAGAACAGGAAATCCATAACACAGTTAGATCCTATTCTGCAAATGGCAGACAACGATCTCTGAATATAGGGATTACAGGTTCCATTGAGACTAATGATTTACCAAGAATAATAGAGCGATACAAAGATAAAGAGGATAAAGTCTATCTCAATGTTAAAAGGGTATCTTTTGCAGAAGGAGCCACAGAATTAGAGGCAAAGAACCTGGACCTAACTTTCGGAATGCCTAATGATCTTGTCAACATTCCAGAAATTCAAATAGAAGCTCTCAAACCATTGGATCTATGTCTTATTTGTTCACAAAAGCATAGGTTTAGTAAACTAAGCTCTGTGAATATCAAAGACTTAAAAGGAGAACCTGTTATAGCCTTCTCTGAAAACATTGGAATAGGCTTCTATAAAGACTTTCTTATGGGATTTCAAAAAGAAGGTATCTACCCGCAGATTACTAAGCATTGTGACTATCTGGAAGAGATGGTCATGTCGGTCAAATTAAATCAAGGAGTGGCCTTTCTATCCAGACAGGTTATTTCTGCCGAAGAGGATGTTTGCATACTAGACATAGAGAACCCTCACTTTGTTTCAGAGTTCTGTCTAGGATATTTGAAGAGTAATGACAAAGAATATCTCAAACCTTTCCTGGAAGAGGTTATTCACTACTATAGAAATTAA
- a CDS encoding C39 family peptidase, translated as MMTRLKLLLIGLFIFVPILSVVAKEVTLDIPYYAQGKDSPWADELLGNKSKLTIRSHGCALTCITMIVDHYSPESLTPDLMNDWLKTNNGYQDGWEGTDYLGEVVLNWPALASYGKGYVYTRLDWKAQPADILLIKYYLDQKVPVIGEVLYHGAPHYIVLTGYDEKGFLMNDPEFPEEHRMEAVYNISDKWGSGPSRNIYGIRVLYPTKS; from the coding sequence ATGATGACTAGATTAAAATTGTTATTAATAGGTCTTTTTATTTTTGTTCCGATACTGTCCGTTGTGGCAAAGGAAGTTACCCTTGATATACCTTATTACGCTCAAGGTAAGGATAGTCCTTGGGCTGATGAGCTTTTGGGAAATAAATCCAAATTAACCATACGTAGTCATGGCTGTGCTTTGACTTGTATTACCATGATTGTGGATCATTATAGCCCAGAGTCCCTTACTCCTGATCTTATGAATGATTGGTTAAAGACAAATAATGGTTATCAAGATGGATGGGAGGGCACAGATTACTTAGGTGAAGTGGTATTAAACTGGCCAGCTTTGGCTTCTTATGGAAAAGGATATGTTTATACCAGACTTGATTGGAAAGCTCAACCAGCAGATATCTTACTTATTAAGTATTATCTAGATCAAAAAGTCCCTGTTATTGGTGAGGTTCTTTATCATGGTGCACCCCATTATATTGTTTTGACAGGTTATGATGAAAAAGGATTTTTAATGAATGATCCGGAATTTCCTGAAGAACATAGAATGGAAGCGGTCTATAATATATCAGATAAGTGGGGTTCAGGACCAAGTCGGAATATCTATGGGATACGAGTTCTCTATCCGACTAAGTCTTAG
- a CDS encoding Ldh family oxidoreductase — protein MIRIKREIARQWLYEIFTSLNLSKEAALLSSDIFIRASLRGAGHHDMTYLPDRIRHIEAGDINASGVMTLLDETPVFSRYDGQGALGEYCCSYLLDHSIAKARKMGLALGTVRNSNHFLAGHPYGQIAAEAGCMAIVWSNTDPCMGDPGSEATVIGNNPLGFGAPGVLHPMVLDLCMAYSSLGKLGEHMLAGTEIPSHWGRNSQGELTTDPGDVLNGGVCSPLGGHKGFGLALMNELMTSGLSGGAMGPQVKPKRGWKVHSQTILVISLNEVGAMSQWKGRMEQLRSDIDKRLSEPVRFPGDNLYAHSLINGDDISLPVETWEDMKKISLRLGIDIPNKLPSFSQL, from the coding sequence ATGATCAGGATAAAAAGGGAAATAGCCCGTCAATGGCTATATGAAATATTTACATCACTAAACTTAAGTAAAGAAGCGGCTTTATTAAGTTCAGATATATTTATTCGAGCTAGTCTCCGGGGGGCCGGTCACCATGATATGACCTATCTCCCTGATAGAATCAGGCATATTGAAGCAGGAGATATAAATGCTTCAGGGGTGATGACATTACTGGATGAGACTCCTGTATTCAGTAGATATGATGGACAAGGTGCTTTGGGGGAATATTGCTGTTCCTATCTTTTAGATCATAGTATTGCCAAAGCCAGGAAAATGGGATTAGCCCTGGGGACTGTTCGTAATAGCAATCATTTCTTAGCGGGACATCCTTATGGACAGATTGCTGCTGAAGCAGGCTGTATGGCTATTGTATGGTCCAATACAGATCCCTGTATGGGAGACCCGGGCTCTGAGGCTACTGTAATAGGAAATAACCCTTTAGGCTTTGGTGCTCCCGGTGTTCTTCATCCTATGGTGCTTGATCTGTGTATGGCTTATTCTTCTCTGGGTAAATTAGGGGAGCATATGCTGGCTGGAACGGAAATTCCTTCTCATTGGGGGCGTAATAGTCAGGGTGAGCTCACCACCGATCCGGGAGATGTCCTAAATGGAGGGGTCTGTAGTCCTCTAGGGGGACATAAAGGATTTGGTCTGGCTCTCATGAATGAGTTGATGACCTCCGGATTATCCGGAGGAGCTATGGGTCCTCAGGTGAAACCCAAGAGAGGATGGAAAGTTCATAGTCAGACAATCCTTGTTATCTCTTTAAATGAAGTGGGAGCCATGAGTCAGTGGAAAGGACGAATGGAACAGCTTCGCAGTGACATTGACAAGCGTTTGTCCGAACCTGTTCGCTTTCCAGGTGATAATCTGTATGCCCATTCCCTTATTAATGGTGATGATATCTCACTTCCTGTTGAAACCTGGGAAGATATGAAGAAAATATCTCTTCGATTAGGTATTGATATCCCCAATAAATTACCTTCTTTTTCTCAATTATAG
- a CDS encoding DUF1883 domain-containing protein, whose amino-acid sequence MKNHLHKILSLTPDDMVLVHLTSLAQVYLMTGEEYIKYTEDESFQAFGGKAEASPARLAVSDSGNWHLVIEQIESGSELTVRVEIQKHPKAQPEERKVKHKQEELLHNEPLSEKVDIEEGVGGNTFILILNNRRSIFTRVELRGLVSAAWKGNLPSKGGQAIFAYLEKERRDVLQDIGIKSPYSPVLQDLSALIRNKYIPKK is encoded by the coding sequence ATGAAAAATCATCTCCATAAAATATTGAGTCTTACACCAGATGATATGGTGTTAGTACATTTGACCAGTTTGGCTCAGGTGTACCTTATGACAGGTGAAGAATACATCAAATACACAGAGGATGAATCCTTCCAGGCTTTTGGAGGAAAGGCAGAAGCCTCACCTGCCCGTCTCGCTGTTAGTGATTCCGGCAACTGGCATTTGGTTATAGAACAAATCGAGTCAGGTTCTGAATTGACAGTACGTGTAGAAATCCAAAAACACCCTAAAGCTCAACCAGAAGAGCGTAAGGTAAAACATAAACAGGAAGAATTACTTCACAATGAACCATTATCAGAAAAGGTTGATATTGAAGAGGGTGTGGGGGGGAATACTTTTATTCTAATTCTCAATAACAGGAGGAGTATCTTTACACGTGTTGAATTGAGAGGATTAGTAAGCGCCGCCTGGAAAGGTAATCTTCCTTCTAAGGGAGGACAGGCTATTTTTGCCTATCTGGAAAAAGAAAGACGTGATGTGTTACAAGATATAGGTATCAAAAGCCCTTATAGTCCAGTACTTCAAGATCTATCAGCTTTGATTAGGAATAAATATATTCCTAAAAAATAA
- a CDS encoding diacylglycerol/lipid kinase family protein: protein MDTPAFHLIINPSRYPQYSKILKKRMKGIPAGQIHVSQNKAHFIHLVYEFLRSSEHYLLVWGGDGTANLAINTMVKNSKYRDISSKRIGFLRGGSGNGIQDSYEVPLSLVKQIKCYLKSIEKDYYQKVDILEVKNGQRKHYGQLFGIGIDASILAARNKRKSFFRKKNVTRPGMLSYILQAIHIINKQARRRTEKIKVKLKHGRFAYKGTRTNAEFPFNEYDFKTKAGMVEVGTRPYYGAFFRICPDVVCNDGYVDSYFFNFRNQWAVLANLYNLWNGWYNRVNHKWAKKRLPLIQHFKSREISFKSKGSLLYHIDGELYQSEGDIRLKVRPEALKFIVPQSFWVKFHVQT from the coding sequence TTGGATACTCCCGCTTTTCATCTTATTATAAACCCAAGCCGTTATCCTCAGTATTCCAAGATTCTTAAGAAACGTATGAAAGGAATACCCGCAGGGCAAATTCACGTGAGTCAGAATAAAGCTCATTTCATTCATCTAGTTTATGAGTTTTTACGATCATCGGAACACTACCTGCTCGTTTGGGGAGGAGATGGAACAGCAAACCTGGCTATAAATACTATGGTCAAGAATAGCAAGTACCGAGATATCTCCTCCAAACGGATAGGTTTTCTGCGAGGAGGAAGTGGTAATGGGATTCAGGACTCCTATGAAGTACCCCTTTCCTTGGTAAAACAAATAAAGTGCTATTTGAAAAGTATAGAAAAGGATTATTATCAAAAAGTCGACATTCTGGAAGTGAAAAATGGACAGCGTAAACACTATGGCCAACTATTCGGCATTGGTATTGATGCCTCCATATTAGCGGCTCGTAATAAAAGAAAGAGTTTTTTCAGGAAGAAAAATGTCACTCGTCCAGGTATGTTGTCTTATATACTACAGGCAATACATATCATCAACAAACAAGCCCGTCGCCGAACAGAGAAGATAAAAGTCAAACTTAAACACGGTCGTTTTGCTTATAAAGGGACGAGAACAAATGCAGAGTTCCCCTTCAACGAATATGATTTTAAAACAAAAGCAGGAATGGTTGAAGTGGGAACACGCCCCTATTACGGAGCCTTCTTCCGCATATGTCCGGATGTGGTTTGTAATGATGGTTATGTGGATAGTTACTTCTTTAATTTTCGCAATCAATGGGCTGTCTTAGCCAACTTATATAATTTGTGGAATGGTTGGTATAACAGGGTTAATCATAAATGGGCCAAGAAGAGATTACCCTTGATTCAGCACTTCAAGTCGAGGGAAATAAGTTTTAAAAGCAAGGGAAGTCTTCTATATCATATTGACGGAGAACTCTATCAATCAGAAGGAGATATACGTCTGAAGGTTAGACCTGAAGCTCTAAAATTCATTGTACCTCAAAGTTTTTGGGTTAAATTCCATGTACAGACCTAA